One region of Quercus lobata isolate SW786 chromosome 2, ValleyOak3.0 Primary Assembly, whole genome shotgun sequence genomic DNA includes:
- the LOC115975180 gene encoding protein CANDIDATE G-PROTEIN COUPLED RECEPTOR 7, producing the protein MALSLSSRSVFLSFLLFLSLSLSFAEIRDTQIRSDVRPIIPFDEFGFTHTGRLELNVSGIAISDPNADLSKVGFFLCTRDAWMHVLQQLEDGEVTCALLSDLVKPVFTFSNLKKNGDSFSTVFIETDADQFTLVFANCFGNQLKVSMDVRSAMYNLDGKSQRRDYLSAGKTILPRVYFLLSLGYFFLAGLWISVLYKKRLTVFRIHFFMLAVLILKALNLLCEAEDKSYIKRTGSAHGWDVLFYIFSFLKGITLFTLIVLIGTGWSFLKPYLQDKEKKVLMIVIPLQVVANIAQVAIDESGPFAQDWVTWKQIFLLVDVVCCCAVLFPIVWSIKNLREAARTDGKAAVNLMKLTLFRQYYIVVICYIYFTRVVVYALETITSYRYLWTSVVAGELATLAFYVFTGLKFKPEAHNPYFVIDDEEEEAAAEQLKLEDEFEL; encoded by the coding sequence ATGGCTCTTTCTCTGTCCTCCCGCTCCGTtttcctttccttccttctcttcctctctctttccctctccttCGCTGAGATCCGTGACACCCAGATCCGATCCGACGTCCGCCCCATAATCCCATTCGACGAGTTCGGGTTCACCCACACGGGTCGCCTCGAACTCAACGTGTCTGGGATCGCTATATCCGACCCGAATGCGGACCTGTCAAAAGTCGGGTTCTTTCTCTGTACCCGAGACGCATGGATGCACGTGCTCCAGCAACTCGAAGACGGAGAAGTCACGTGCGCCCTCCTCTCCGATTTGGTCAAGCCGGTTTTCACTTTCTCAAACCTGAAGAAAAACGGCGACAGCTTCAGTACAGTTTTTATCGAGACCGACGCCGATCAGTTCACGCTGGTTTTCGCCAACTGTTTCGGGAACCAGCTCAAGGTTTCGATGGATGTGAGATCGGCGATGTACAATCTTGACGGGAAGAGTCAACGGCGTGACTATCTCTCCGCCGGGAAAACGATTTTGCCTAGGGTTTACTTCTTGTTATCCTTGGGCTATTTCTTCCTCGCCGGACTTTGGATCTCCGTTTTGTACAAGAAGCGATTGACCGTGTTCCGCATCCATTTCTTCATGCTCGCGGTTCTGATTCTCAAAGCTCTGAATCTCCTCTGTGAAGCCGAAGACAAATCGTACATCAAGCGCACCGGTAGCGCTCACGGTTGGGACGTGTTGTTCTATATCTTCAGTTTCCTGAAAGGAATCACGCTCTTCACGCTGATCGTTTTGATCGGAACTGGATGGTCCTTTTTGAAGCCGTATTTGCAAGATAAGGAGAAGAAGGTTTTGATGATTGTGATTCCTTTACAGGTTGTGGCGAATATAGCTCAGGTCGCGATCGATGAGAGCGGTCCCTTCGCGCAAGATTGGGTTACGTGGAAGCAGATCTTCTTGCTCGTCGATGTGGTGTGTTGCTGTGCGGTTTTGTTCCCTATCGTTTGGTCGATTAAGAATCTCAGAGAAGCCGCTAGGACTGACGGGAAAGCCGCGGTgaatttgatgaaattgactCTGTTTAGGCAGTACTACATTGTTGTGATTTGCTACATTTACTTCACGCGTGTTGTGGTTTATGCGTTGGAGACTATTACTTCGTATCGGTACCTCTGGACGAGTGTGGTGGCCGGAGAGTTAGCCACGCTTGCATTCTACGTGTTTACAGGGTTGAAGTTCAAGCCCGAGGCACACAATCCATATTTCGTGATCGATGATGAGGAGGAAGAGGCTGCAGCCGAGCAATTGAAGCTCGAGGATGAGTTTGAATTGTGA
- the LOC115962251 gene encoding uncharacterized protein LOC115962251, producing MEEVALNHMERSAIDDMNAMPLQEFTVVEVEEALKQMAPLKAPGPDEAKEGHGGSYAWRSILRGREVIRPGAKWRVGDGEKIKIWGDKWLPFVHTPLVHGPLMAELQEAMECRYVVDDPQCPLCSQHEETVLHALWSCPKLAQVWNEDNQWSFKDMTFHDFPQLLLHVLNSECNVELFATQVWTVWFRRNKVRTTPPGFPLYLIAQRAYEALMEYRAAQQRTISTRSSVRLGARWSPPLDGWYKANFDAVTFQEDERAGIGVIWRDSKGLVMASASQNIQLMSSVVEMEALATI from the exons ATGGAGGAGGTAGCCTTGAATCACATGGAAAGAAGTGCTATTGACGACATGAATGCAATGCCATTGCAAGAGTTCACGGTGGTGGAGGTTGAAGAAGCACTTAAACAAATGGCTCCCCTAAAAGCTCCTGGCCCTGATG AAGCTAAGGAAGGTCATGGTGGTTCATATGCTTGGAGGAGTATTTTGAGGGGAAGGGAGGTTATCCGGCCAGGTGCAAAGTGGAGAGTTGGTGATggggaaaaaatcaaaatatggGGCGACAAATGGCTGCCCTTTGTACATACTCCATTAGTCCATGGACCCCTCATGGCAGAATTGCAAGAAGCCATG GAATGCCGCTATGTGGTTGATGATCCACAATGTCCTCTATGTTCGCAACATGAGGAGACCGTGCTCCATGCACTTTGGTCTTGTCCAAAGCTAGCACAGGTGTGGAATGAAGATAACCAATGGAGTTTCAAAGACATGACATTCCATGACTTTCCACAATTGCTCCTACATGTCCTTAATTCGGAGTGCAATGTGGAACTATTTGCAACGCAAGTTTGGACTGTTTGGTTCAGGAGAAATAAGGTTAGAACAACTCCTCCAGGCTTTCCTTTGTATCTGATAGCACAGAGAGCATATGAGGCATTGATGGAGTACAGGGCAGCTCAGCAACGGACAATCAGCACAAGGTCCTCGGTCAGATTAGGTGCAAGGTGGTCACCTCCTCTAGATGGCTGGTATAAAGCAAACTTTGATGCAGTAACGTTCCAAGAGGATGAAAGAGCAGGTATCGGTGTCATTTGGCGTGACAGCAAGGGGTTGGTAATGGCATCTGCTTCACAGAACATTCAGCTCATGTCTTCAGTGGTGGAAATGGAAGCCTTGGCAACCATCTGA